The Oligoflexus sp. genome has a segment encoding these proteins:
- the fliG gene encoding flagellar motor switch protein FliG produces the protein MATNKYSGAQKAAILLLSFGEEISAEIFKSMTEFEIKRIGSAMSRLGRLEQEIIDEVMMEFYGILQQNKKFFYGGNDFTMKVIGSAFKGGEADELIEQLALGSSANLDALELIDPRTLTNFIRNEHPQTIALILAHLDPQKCGEVLKLLPEALHTEIILRISNLDAVAPEIIDEIDDVLRNEIQAMGSISSQKIGGVEPIAEMLNLIDKATEEQILDNLEERDPDLAEQIRQLMFVFDDLAKIDDRGIQEIIKNVKPEQWMTALKTASEAVSELVFRNMSERAAKMLKEDMEAMAAVKLSDVESVQYEIVQVARKLEEEGKIIIAQGGEAAYV, from the coding sequence GTGGCAACCAATAAGTACAGTGGCGCGCAAAAAGCAGCGATTCTTCTTCTCTCTTTCGGTGAAGAGATTTCCGCCGAAATCTTCAAGAGCATGACCGAGTTTGAGATCAAACGCATCGGTAGCGCCATGAGTCGCCTCGGGCGCCTGGAGCAGGAAATCATCGACGAAGTGATGATGGAATTCTACGGAATCCTGCAGCAGAACAAAAAGTTCTTCTATGGCGGCAACGACTTCACGATGAAGGTCATCGGCAGCGCCTTCAAAGGCGGCGAGGCGGATGAACTCATTGAGCAGTTGGCGCTCGGTTCATCGGCGAACCTGGATGCCCTGGAGCTGATTGATCCGAGGACCCTGACCAACTTCATTCGGAACGAGCATCCGCAGACGATCGCTCTGATCCTGGCCCACCTTGATCCGCAGAAGTGCGGCGAGGTCCTGAAGCTTTTGCCGGAAGCCTTGCACACGGAAATCATCCTGCGCATCTCGAACCTGGATGCCGTGGCTCCCGAGATCATCGACGAGATTGATGATGTTCTGCGCAACGAAATTCAGGCCATGGGTTCGATTTCGAGCCAGAAGATCGGTGGCGTGGAGCCCATCGCCGAGATGCTCAACCTTATTGATAAGGCCACGGAAGAGCAGATCCTCGACAACCTGGAAGAACGTGATCCGGATCTTGCCGAGCAGATTCGTCAGCTCATGTTCGTCTTTGATGACCTTGCCAAGATTGATGATCGCGGCATCCAGGAAATCATCAAGAATGTGAAGCCCGAGCAGTGGATGACGGCCCTGAAAACAGCGTCCGAAGCCGTGTCCGAGCTGGTATTCCGCAATATGTCCGAGCGTGCCGCGAAGATGCTGAAAGAGGATATGGAGGCGATGGCCGCTGTGAAGCTTTCCGACGTGGAATCGGTGCAGTATGAAATCGTTCAGGTGGCGCGGAAGCTGGAAGAGGAAGGCAAGATTATCATTGCTCAGGGTGGTGAAGCGGCTTACGTTTAA
- a CDS encoding PilZ domain-containing protein has product MANQNRQLLKKRAQRRELYLGENVRAFLILGGSRTVGGEVISLSESGLAFVCEPQVDAELPIGRVVQLKLYYDARRYFTTSVEIRNKSVFSSQGSQYLRVGVSAAAGESVSDAEDLVKKVEASINLGMDTCGFLEIENPMFFDEHDYFSIRAVHPEFILVAPLENRHFLLPGQPVEARFNIPGSTSFVEDLIVDRSVPDRDWWASDVLMLNFAQKSEKTLAKIAKMAMIQKPQLHVQEIMKAGFPIPYLDFLLRVQFAARDKDDPQVAMLKSSFFAPGPYLAEQDLKSARVLSFYRQNTLIATMKLNFVPDVRQSSAFYGSGVYNHQFYRKSVVEILDFKHHPEYPLPSILVPIIQQCLRASIQADFSFLVFECTQQTENIFHRMGFTTLKTPSPGPADRCFVSLGIKQGLSGLTSGVHHDTWERVYKRLHAYLNRKHPLARNIA; this is encoded by the coding sequence ATGGCCAATCAGAACCGTCAGCTGCTGAAGAAACGCGCGCAAAGGCGGGAACTTTATCTGGGTGAGAATGTTCGTGCGTTTTTGATCCTGGGCGGTTCGCGAACGGTGGGTGGCGAGGTGATCAGCCTTTCGGAATCAGGCCTCGCTTTTGTGTGCGAACCTCAGGTCGATGCCGAGCTGCCGATCGGCCGCGTCGTGCAGCTGAAACTCTATTATGATGCCCGCCGTTATTTTACGACCTCCGTGGAAATTCGGAATAAGAGCGTTTTCAGCTCACAGGGCTCGCAGTATCTGCGGGTCGGTGTGTCGGCTGCGGCCGGTGAATCGGTGAGCGATGCCGAGGATCTTGTGAAGAAGGTGGAAGCATCCATCAACCTTGGCATGGATACCTGCGGTTTCCTTGAAATTGAAAATCCCATGTTCTTTGATGAGCATGATTACTTCAGCATCCGTGCGGTGCATCCTGAATTCATCCTCGTCGCCCCTTTGGAAAATCGACACTTTCTTTTGCCTGGTCAACCCGTGGAAGCGCGATTCAACATCCCCGGTTCCACCTCGTTCGTGGAGGACCTGATCGTCGATCGCTCCGTGCCCGATCGCGACTGGTGGGCGTCGGATGTTCTGATGCTGAACTTCGCGCAGAAGTCGGAAAAGACTCTGGCAAAGATCGCGAAGATGGCCATGATTCAAAAACCGCAGCTGCATGTGCAGGAGATCATGAAGGCCGGGTTTCCGATTCCCTATCTGGATTTTTTGCTGCGGGTCCAGTTTGCTGCGCGTGACAAGGATGATCCCCAGGTTGCGATGCTGAAGAGCAGCTTCTTCGCGCCGGGGCCCTACCTTGCGGAGCAGGATCTGAAGAGCGCGCGGGTGCTGTCGTTTTATCGGCAGAATACCTTGATTGCGACGATGAAGCTCAATTTCGTCCCCGATGTGCGGCAGAGCTCGGCCTTTTATGGGTCAGGCGTCTATAATCATCAGTTCTATCGCAAGTCGGTGGTCGAGATCCTTGATTTCAAACATCATCCCGAATATCCGCTGCCGTCCATTCTGGTGCCGATCATTCAGCAATGCCTGCGAGCCTCGATTCAGGCGGATTTCAGTTTCCTTGTGTTCGAATGTACACAGCAGACCGAGAATATTTTTCATCGCATGGGATTTACCACGCTTAAAACGCCCAGTCCTGGGCCTGCTGACCGTTGCTTTGTCAGCCTGGGCATCAAGCAGGGCCTGTCCGGCCTGACCAGCGGAGTGCATCATGACACCTGGGAGCGGGTTTATAAAAGACTGCACGCCTATCTGAATCGCAAGCACCCGCTCGCGAGGAACATCGCTTGA
- a CDS encoding alpha-2-macroglobulin family protein: MRHALPFFVLGWIVSGMATAASLVSFTPQGSIKKASQVQARFDTDMVDFGNGRAPSPFKVDCPARGEGRWLDARTFVHDFVSELPGGIRCTFTLTQLKNLKGEALSGQTSFAFDTGGPALIRSIPSAESSYVNEEDPMLLVFDSPIQAQSLNGKIYYQVPQRADAIGFEMVPEAEKYIAEQWPYLGEELKLDPKFYILIKPKERLPGDTDITLVLDKGIASPSGVATQYAHTLRFKTRPPFRASFYCEKEKSGGPCAPYGDFSISFNDRVAEKDQARIRVLDAKNQEVDIKREGSYYTIPGPHSANSSYRIEIPADLKDERGRPLANGKEFPLTVKVGDYGPLLKFPGDFGVLEAAYPIWPLNMRKVEGQLNGRLYKAASRPDTALRWYKTIQSADRRDQRDVSIFAGMPASDFKNVPLKKPNGPDAFEVIGVPLSGPGFYVMEVGSERLGAALLDKKKPMFARAAVLVTNLAVHVKKGRQGALVWVTNFDKGEPVPGADVAIADCQGKVLVSGKTDASGLYLHPSALPPSRGSCYGSYDYEGESSDYFVSASKDNDFSFTLTHWNNGIESWRFQLPWDSASSDLQLHSILDRTLLRTGETVSMLHVARRRVKDGLAFPRAGDLKNTVRLQHIGSDRNYIVPLVWNDGQGRAENSWKIPADAPLGWYSIMIGDQESGRFRVDEFRLATMRGRLQAKDSSLIAPKEIIYDFDVSYLSGGPASNLPVRLRRSFQGAYQPHFSGYDEFDFQAGPVDLTPDKPDAQPDSKVETKDVALDKAGTGTLAWKAPAIDRPTRVLTEMEFPDANGEARTVATEHRIWPSAVVIGMKGPWWLQKGETLKLAGVTLDPKGQVVPQQELTVRAFKEEILSHRRRGVGGTYVYEHKTEIKEIGVFCETKSDDKGLWTCEKPLTSSGNILLQAEAKDREGRVAYANRSIWVAGERLWYMSEDHDRMDLIPEKRHYEAGEKARIQVKMPFAQATVLVATERDGAILESRVIKLDSKQPFLDIPIPRSYAPNVFVSAWAVRGRVKGTEPFLKIDLGKPAHKLGITELKVGWRQHTLDVKVATDKPVYKIREKAQARIEVKAPNGQPLPAGSIVTVAVVDEALLELMGNQSWDLLSAMMLERAYGIEHATCAMQVIGKRHFGLKALPHGGGGGSNPTREVLDALILWKGELALQDGVATLDIPLKDNLSSFRIVAVAQAGTDMFGTGSTAIQTQQDISLIAGLPPFVREGDKWQALVTVRNRSQTPQQVTLKARMGETALPDKTVNLKADESQLAVWDMEVPRGVSELKYTFDAVAAQGGADSLRFTQQVKPAIPLRVLQASLMVLNEPQTLPVALPEKADPSRGGLDLSFSAGPGLDMLQGTRIFFQEYPYSCLEQRVSSVVGLDNRKGWEQIVKTLDSYMDQDGLLKYFPLMRHGSMTLTAYVLSLSHEAGFALPKAKEEALRYALKRAVDGEITDHEYRMPGDQLAYRKIMALEALSRYDAEPVSLVKNLDVKPELLPHATLIDLVQALSRASGDAVMNELKDKSIQQLQARLRLSGTQYGLAGEEYNQISSLLSSPDSNAARLLLLGLDQKVWSSEHARMLEGLLRRQKQGAWSTTTANAWGTLAMRNYLKQHPPAGSDTKATVNWQDKTQTVGLKEKAPLHLAWPQKRETLTLSREGQGEVWTTVISRAAVPLSQPFQAGYQLEKTMQPVEQKVKGKWSRGDMIKVSFTMEAGSDQTWVVLADPIPAGARILNASLRDDSGQKAGNFLAPSYVERRHEGYFAYFEFMPVGRHTLSYVMQVNNPGLFQLTTTRLEAMYAPDQYAELPNAPVQVD, translated from the coding sequence ATGCGCCATGCGCTGCCTTTTTTCGTCCTTGGGTGGATCGTTTCCGGAATGGCAACAGCCGCAAGCCTTGTGAGCTTCACGCCACAGGGCTCGATCAAAAAAGCGTCCCAGGTTCAAGCCCGTTTTGACACTGATATGGTGGACTTTGGCAACGGTCGGGCACCCTCCCCTTTCAAGGTCGACTGCCCGGCTCGCGGTGAAGGACGTTGGCTGGACGCGCGGACTTTTGTGCATGACTTCGTCAGTGAGCTGCCGGGTGGCATTCGCTGCACGTTTACCCTCACCCAGCTTAAAAATCTAAAAGGCGAGGCGCTCAGCGGTCAAACCAGCTTTGCTTTTGATACCGGCGGGCCAGCTTTGATCCGCAGTATTCCATCGGCCGAGAGCAGCTATGTCAATGAAGAAGACCCGATGCTGCTCGTTTTTGATTCGCCGATCCAAGCGCAGAGTTTGAACGGAAAGATTTACTATCAGGTGCCGCAAAGAGCGGATGCCATTGGTTTTGAAATGGTTCCCGAGGCGGAAAAATATATCGCTGAGCAGTGGCCTTACCTGGGCGAGGAACTGAAACTTGATCCCAAGTTTTATATCCTTATCAAACCCAAGGAACGTTTGCCGGGTGATACCGATATAACCCTGGTCCTGGACAAGGGCATCGCGAGCCCGAGCGGGGTTGCGACACAGTATGCGCATACGCTGCGTTTCAAGACAAGGCCGCCTTTCCGTGCCAGCTTCTACTGCGAAAAGGAAAAGTCCGGTGGTCCCTGCGCACCCTATGGTGATTTTTCCATTTCCTTCAATGATCGGGTTGCGGAAAAGGATCAGGCGCGCATTCGTGTGCTGGATGCGAAAAATCAGGAAGTCGATATCAAGCGGGAAGGATCCTATTACACCATTCCCGGGCCCCACTCTGCGAATAGCAGCTATCGCATAGAAATTCCAGCCGATCTGAAAGACGAGCGTGGGCGGCCATTGGCCAACGGCAAGGAATTTCCTTTGACCGTGAAGGTCGGAGACTATGGACCGCTGCTGAAGTTTCCAGGTGATTTCGGTGTGCTTGAGGCTGCGTATCCGATCTGGCCTTTGAATATGCGTAAAGTCGAAGGGCAGCTGAACGGACGTCTTTATAAAGCGGCCTCACGACCGGACACGGCCTTGCGTTGGTATAAGACCATACAAAGCGCCGATCGCCGTGATCAGCGCGATGTTTCGATCTTCGCTGGCATGCCGGCCTCTGATTTCAAAAACGTTCCTTTGAAAAAGCCGAATGGCCCGGATGCTTTCGAAGTGATCGGCGTGCCGTTAAGCGGCCCTGGTTTTTATGTGATGGAAGTCGGAAGCGAGCGTTTAGGGGCGGCGCTTTTGGATAAGAAAAAACCCATGTTCGCGCGGGCTGCGGTGCTCGTGACCAATCTCGCTGTTCATGTGAAAAAAGGCCGGCAGGGGGCCTTGGTGTGGGTCACAAACTTTGACAAGGGCGAGCCGGTCCCAGGAGCGGATGTCGCCATTGCGGATTGTCAAGGCAAGGTCCTCGTCAGCGGAAAAACGGATGCATCCGGACTTTACCTGCATCCATCCGCTTTGCCCCCCAGCCGCGGCAGCTGCTATGGCTCCTATGATTATGAAGGCGAATCAAGTGATTACTTTGTCAGCGCAAGCAAGGACAATGATTTCAGCTTTACCCTGACGCATTGGAACAATGGAATTGAGAGCTGGCGATTTCAGTTGCCCTGGGACAGCGCGTCCTCGGATCTGCAGCTTCATTCCATTTTGGATCGCACGCTGTTACGCACCGGGGAAACAGTTTCCATGCTGCATGTCGCGCGGCGTCGCGTGAAAGACGGGCTGGCCTTTCCACGCGCGGGTGATCTGAAAAATACCGTGCGCCTTCAGCATATCGGCAGTGACCGGAATTACATCGTGCCCCTTGTTTGGAATGATGGGCAGGGCCGGGCCGAGAACTCCTGGAAAATTCCTGCGGATGCGCCTTTGGGCTGGTATTCCATCATGATCGGGGATCAGGAGAGCGGACGTTTCCGGGTCGATGAATTCCGCCTTGCCACCATGCGCGGACGACTGCAGGCCAAGGATAGCAGCCTGATCGCACCCAAGGAAATTATCTATGACTTTGATGTGAGTTATTTGAGTGGGGGACCGGCCTCGAATCTGCCGGTGCGTCTGCGTCGTTCCTTTCAGGGAGCCTATCAGCCGCATTTTTCCGGCTATGATGAATTTGATTTTCAGGCCGGACCTGTGGATCTGACTCCCGATAAACCGGATGCGCAGCCTGATAGCAAGGTGGAAACCAAGGATGTGGCGCTGGATAAGGCTGGAACAGGAACGCTCGCTTGGAAAGCTCCTGCGATTGATCGGCCAACGCGCGTGCTGACGGAAATGGAATTTCCCGATGCGAACGGCGAGGCGCGCACCGTGGCCACGGAACATAGGATTTGGCCGTCCGCTGTCGTGATCGGTATGAAAGGTCCCTGGTGGCTGCAGAAAGGGGAGACTCTGAAACTCGCGGGGGTGACGCTCGATCCCAAAGGGCAGGTGGTCCCACAGCAGGAACTCACGGTTCGCGCTTTCAAGGAGGAGATTCTGAGTCACAGACGGCGCGGAGTCGGTGGGACTTATGTTTATGAACATAAGACCGAGATCAAAGAGATCGGCGTTTTCTGTGAAACGAAAAGTGATGACAAGGGGCTTTGGACTTGTGAAAAGCCCCTGACAAGCAGCGGCAACATCCTCCTTCAGGCCGAGGCCAAGGATCGCGAGGGCCGCGTCGCGTATGCCAACCGTTCGATCTGGGTCGCGGGTGAACGCCTTTGGTATATGAGCGAGGATCATGATCGCATGGACCTCATTCCCGAGAAAAGGCATTACGAAGCCGGGGAAAAAGCCCGGATTCAGGTGAAAATGCCTTTCGCGCAGGCGACTGTCCTCGTCGCCACCGAACGGGACGGGGCGATTTTGGAGAGCAGGGTGATTAAGCTCGATTCCAAGCAACCTTTCCTCGATATTCCCATCCCGCGTTCCTATGCACCGAACGTTTTCGTATCAGCCTGGGCTGTGCGTGGGCGGGTGAAGGGGACGGAACCATTTTTGAAGATAGATCTGGGCAAGCCCGCGCATAAGCTCGGTATTACCGAACTTAAAGTCGGCTGGCGTCAGCATACTTTGGATGTGAAAGTGGCGACCGATAAACCTGTCTATAAAATTCGGGAAAAAGCCCAGGCCCGCATTGAAGTCAAAGCACCGAACGGTCAGCCTTTGCCGGCAGGCTCCATCGTTACGGTGGCCGTTGTCGATGAAGCCCTGCTTGAGCTGATGGGAAATCAAAGCTGGGATCTTCTTTCCGCAATGATGTTGGAACGCGCCTATGGAATCGAGCATGCGACGTGTGCGATGCAGGTCATCGGGAAAAGGCACTTTGGGCTCAAGGCTCTGCCGCACGGCGGTGGCGGGGGCAGCAATCCCACCCGCGAAGTGCTGGATGCTTTGATACTGTGGAAGGGAGAGTTAGCGTTGCAGGATGGAGTCGCGACGCTCGACATTCCGCTCAAAGACAATCTTTCCAGCTTCCGTATTGTGGCCGTGGCTCAGGCCGGCACGGATATGTTTGGAACAGGCAGCACTGCAATCCAAACGCAGCAGGATATCAGTTTGATTGCGGGTCTTCCGCCTTTTGTGCGGGAAGGTGATAAATGGCAGGCGCTGGTGACCGTTAGGAATCGCAGTCAGACTCCGCAGCAGGTGACTTTGAAAGCCCGTATGGGCGAGACGGCATTGCCGGACAAAACGGTCAATCTAAAAGCGGATGAATCGCAGCTTGCCGTATGGGATATGGAAGTGCCGCGGGGCGTGAGTGAATTGAAATATACCTTCGATGCCGTGGCAGCGCAGGGTGGAGCGGACAGCCTCCGCTTTACACAGCAGGTGAAGCCCGCGATTCCACTGCGGGTGCTTCAGGCTTCGCTTATGGTTTTGAATGAACCCCAGACCCTGCCTGTGGCTTTGCCGGAAAAAGCCGATCCTTCTCGTGGGGGATTGGATCTGAGTTTTTCAGCCGGACCCGGCCTTGATATGCTGCAGGGCACTCGTATTTTCTTTCAGGAGTATCCTTACAGCTGTCTGGAACAGCGTGTGTCCAGTGTCGTCGGCCTCGATAATCGCAAGGGCTGGGAGCAGATCGTGAAAACTCTGGATTCCTATATGGATCAGGATGGACTTTTGAAATATTTCCCCCTGATGCGGCATGGATCCATGACCCTGACGGCCTATGTTTTGAGCCTGAGCCATGAAGCTGGATTTGCCCTGCCTAAGGCCAAGGAAGAGGCCTTGCGCTATGCCCTGAAGCGGGCCGTGGATGGCGAGATCACCGATCATGAATACCGCATGCCGGGCGATCAGCTGGCCTATCGGAAGATCATGGCGCTCGAAGCTTTGAGCCGCTATGATGCCGAGCCCGTAAGCCTTGTGAAGAACCTCGATGTCAAACCGGAACTCCTGCCGCATGCGACCCTGATTGATCTGGTGCAGGCTCTTTCGCGGGCGAGCGGTGATGCCGTGATGAACGAACTGAAAGATAAATCCATACAGCAGCTCCAGGCTCGCCTCCGTTTGAGTGGAACCCAGTATGGATTGGCAGGCGAGGAATACAATCAGATCAGCAGCCTTCTGAGCAGTCCCGATTCCAACGCGGCCCGACTGCTGCTGCTCGGACTCGATCAGAAGGTTTGGAGCAGCGAACATGCGCGTATGCTGGAAGGTCTTTTGAGACGGCAAAAGCAGGGCGCCTGGTCCACCACGACAGCCAATGCCTGGGGTACTTTGGCTATGCGGAACTATCTGAAGCAGCATCCTCCGGCTGGTTCGGATACCAAGGCAACCGTGAATTGGCAGGATAAAACGCAAACGGTCGGCTTGAAAGAAAAAGCCCCCTTGCATCTTGCATGGCCTCAAAAGCGTGAGACTTTGACTTTGAGCCGCGAAGGCCAAGGCGAAGTGTGGACGACCGTAATTTCCCGCGCCGCAGTTCCTTTGAGCCAGCCCTTCCAGGCCGGTTATCAACTGGAAAAGACCATGCAGCCCGTGGAACAAAAGGTCAAAGGCAAGTGGTCGCGCGGGGATATGATCAAGGTTTCCTTTACGATGGAAGCCGGCAGTGATCAAACCTGGGTGGTGCTGGCTGATCCGATTCCAGCGGGTGCGCGTATTCTGAACGCCAGCCTTAGGGATGATTCCGGACAGAAGGCTGGGAATTTCCTGGCGCCGAGTTATGTGGAGCGTCGTCACGAAGGGTATTTTGCGTATTTTGAATTCATGCCCGTCGGTCGACATACCCTGTCCTATGTGATGCAGGTGAATAACCCTGGACTGTTTCAGTTGACCACGACGCGCTTGGAAGCCATGTATGCCCCGGATCAGTATGCGGAGTTGCCGAATGCCCCTGTCCAGGTGGATTAA
- the pbpC gene encoding penicillin-binding protein 1C, with product MPLSRWIKSLLIGSLILGLLPLIYIFAPGSVPGFTPVKNSWQMSDQKILDRHGKLLLTTRVDKQRRRLDWLPLDAVAPVFMRTLIRIEDQRFYQHGGIDARGFLAMLGQRRGGSSLTMQLAAHLNPKLKAQGKFRRPWQKLQQMRMARLIEQSWSKEEILEAYVNLVSFRGELQGLEAASQALMQKAAHGLNAEEALLLTASLGLPNAPWPVIARRACRLRSIVAVQTDCAGIERLARKSLNRAPELRSSVRLAPHLAALVAASSQDVRSTLDRRIQEVATQALHTHLAAIQAQNVHDGAVLVVDNATAEVLAYVGSSEVTTRNLFVDMARGARQAGSSLKPLLYAEALNQKLITAASLLEDTPISLPTSSGLYVPRNYDEQYHGTVTVREALASSLNIPAVRVIDMLGVPAFVAKLRGLGFDKLADTENYGHSLALGAADISPWELAGAYVSLAHGGVYRPLKLFLDEPTASQNSWLRPGAAFVISHILSDRSARSLTFGLENPLATPFWTAVKTGTSKDMRDNWCAGYSSRYTVVVWVGNADGSPMWNVTGISGAAPVWRDVMNALHAEEASVEPAAPAGLVLAKFWDANGKLREDWFLEGTAPDQQKLADRRWSLKIQHPLDGTLIAFDPDIPETQQALFFEASARLPPGAYWVLDGEKQSQDRVRLSELANGTHRLEIQNREGRRLDAASFEVRGGTGIQVSQRPR from the coding sequence ATGCCCCTGTCCAGGTGGATTAAAAGTCTGCTGATCGGGTCTTTGATTCTGGGGCTTTTGCCCCTGATTTATATATTCGCGCCCGGTTCCGTGCCGGGCTTTACCCCTGTGAAAAATTCCTGGCAGATGTCGGATCAGAAAATTTTGGATCGGCATGGAAAGCTGCTGCTCACCACGCGTGTGGATAAACAAAGGCGTCGCCTGGATTGGCTGCCTTTGGATGCCGTGGCTCCGGTGTTCATGCGCACGCTCATTCGCATCGAGGACCAGCGTTTTTACCAGCACGGAGGCATTGATGCGCGTGGTTTCCTGGCCATGCTCGGGCAAAGGCGAGGCGGCAGCAGCTTAACCATGCAGCTTGCCGCGCATTTGAATCCGAAGCTGAAAGCTCAAGGGAAGTTCCGCAGGCCCTGGCAAAAATTGCAGCAGATGCGGATGGCGAGACTGATCGAACAGAGCTGGAGCAAAGAGGAGATTCTGGAGGCGTATGTGAACCTCGTCAGCTTTCGCGGTGAATTGCAGGGACTGGAAGCCGCATCCCAGGCCCTGATGCAGAAAGCCGCCCACGGACTCAACGCCGAGGAAGCCCTGCTTCTGACAGCCTCGCTGGGTTTGCCGAACGCGCCTTGGCCTGTCATAGCACGCCGCGCCTGTCGTCTGCGCTCGATCGTGGCTGTTCAAACCGATTGTGCTGGCATCGAAAGGCTGGCACGAAAAAGTTTGAACCGGGCGCCTGAACTTCGCTCCTCCGTGCGCCTTGCTCCCCATCTGGCGGCGCTGGTCGCAGCCTCTTCGCAGGATGTGCGTTCCACTTTGGATCGCAGGATTCAGGAAGTGGCCACCCAGGCTTTGCATACACATCTGGCAGCCATTCAAGCCCAGAATGTTCACGATGGTGCCGTTCTCGTCGTGGACAATGCCACAGCGGAAGTCCTGGCCTATGTGGGCAGTTCGGAAGTGACCACCCGCAATTTGTTTGTGGATATGGCGCGCGGGGCGAGGCAGGCCGGTTCGAGTCTGAAGCCTCTCCTTTATGCCGAGGCCCTGAATCAAAAGCTGATCACCGCTGCGAGCCTATTGGAAGACACTCCGATCAGTTTACCGACCAGCAGTGGCCTTTATGTGCCGCGGAATTATGATGAGCAGTATCACGGCACAGTCACAGTGCGCGAAGCCCTGGCCAGTTCCCTTAACATACCCGCGGTGCGGGTGATTGATATGCTCGGTGTTCCGGCCTTTGTGGCAAAACTTCGCGGCCTGGGTTTTGATAAACTGGCGGATACCGAAAATTACGGCCATTCGCTGGCTCTGGGCGCCGCGGATATTTCCCCCTGGGAACTCGCCGGCGCCTATGTGAGCCTCGCTCATGGGGGCGTTTATCGGCCTTTAAAACTGTTTCTGGACGAACCCACAGCTTCACAGAATTCATGGCTCCGGCCCGGGGCGGCGTTTGTGATCAGTCATATTCTCTCTGATCGCAGTGCAAGGTCTTTGACCTTTGGTCTTGAGAATCCTCTCGCCACTCCCTTTTGGACGGCCGTGAAAACCGGAACAAGCAAGGATATGCGCGACAACTGGTGCGCGGGTTATTCCTCGCGCTATACCGTGGTGGTCTGGGTCGGCAACGCGGACGGCAGCCCCATGTGGAATGTCACCGGCATCAGCGGTGCGGCTCCGGTGTGGCGGGATGTGATGAATGCCCTGCATGCCGAGGAGGCGAGCGTCGAACCTGCTGCGCCTGCAGGCCTTGTGCTTGCGAAGTTTTGGGATGCGAACGGAAAATTACGCGAGGATTGGTTTCTGGAAGGAACCGCCCCCGACCAGCAAAAACTCGCGGATCGGCGCTGGAGCCTTAAAATACAGCATCCCTTGGATGGAACGCTGATCGCCTTCGATCCTGATATTCCCGAGACGCAGCAGGCGCTATTTTTCGAAGCCAGTGCCCGGC